GCAGCATCGAGCCGGTGAATGTTGAATTCACCACGAGACCCGCGGATTTCAAGCCAGACTTCCGCAGGTTCAAATGACAATCGCTCCGGCGCGCTCTCCGATAAATACAGCTTGAGCAGTTCATCGATCGGCCATGATGCCTTGAGATAGCGGACTCCCGCCTGCAACAACAGCGGCGTCTCGAAAATCTTCGCGGCATGAAGTGACATCAGTTCGTCCCAGAGAACTGCCGCCTCATCCGCCGCAACCGTGACATGACCTGCATGCCATTCCAACTCCGCGAACTCGCCAACATAAGGCGCACGACCGGCGGCGGGAGTTGCCGACAGGTATCGGGGAAACGCTTCACCATATTCTGCGATACACGGCGCGAAGGGCGGATGCTCGAGAACAAACC
The sequence above is a segment of the Terriglobia bacterium genome. Coding sequences within it:
- a CDS encoding DNA-binding domain-containing protein; the encoded protein is MPTLADIQELLRGAVVGGETAAAGKLLTGGKYPQRRLEIHRRNYETSLVMALLAKFPATVWLIGSPFVTEAAKRFVLEHPPFAPCIAEYGEAFPRYLSATPAAGRAPYVGEFAELEWHAGHVTVAADEAAVLWDELMSLHAAKIFETPLLLQAGVRYLKASWPIDELLKLYLSESAPERLSFEPAEVWLEIRGSRGEFNIHRLDAAEFIFRKSISEGRSVGEAAECALDADSAFDAGRALAMLIGAGLVIAIQESGKGEML